In Zalophus californianus isolate mZalCal1 chromosome 4, mZalCal1.pri.v2, whole genome shotgun sequence, the following proteins share a genomic window:
- the RWDD3 gene encoding RWD domain-containing protein 3 isoform X2, which yields MAEPAREELSALAAIFCGPDEWKVLSRSETDGTVFRILTKAEGLKGADVPLELVFHLPLNYPSCLPGISVHSEHLTRAQSMTVKEKLLKQAENLLSEPMVHELVLWIQQNLRHVLNQPDTGSGSASCTFATGTIVDDGLWLTLVHLDHMRAKTKYVKTVEKWASDLKLTGRLMFMGVPDSSENLQSRCGLKWKEMQREND from the exons atgGCGGAGCCAGCCCGGGAGGAGCTCTCGGCCCTGGCCGCGATTTTCTGCGGGCCCGACGAGTGGAAAGTGCTGAGTCGCTCAG AGACAGATGGGACCGTGTTCAGAATTCTCACAAAAGCCGAAGGACTTAAGGGTGCGGATGTACCTTTAGAATTGGTGTTCCATTTGCCACTCAATTACCCTTCGTGTCTACCTGGTATCTCGGTCCACTCTGAACACCTGACCCGGGCCCAGTCCATGACTGTGAAAGAGAAGTTACTTAAGCAAGCAGAGAACCTTTTGTCGGAACCTATGGTTCACGAGCTGGTTCTCTGGATTCAGCAGAATCTCAGGCACGTCCTCAACCAACCAGACACTGGAAGTGGCAGTGCAAGTTGTACTTTTGCAACAGGCACGATTGTGGATGATGGACTGTGGCTAACTCTTGTGCATTTAGATCACATGAGAGCAAAGACCAAATACGTCAAAACTGTTGAGAAGTGGGCTTCCGATTTAAAGCTGACAGGAAGACTGATGTTCATGG GAGTACCTGATTCTTCAGAAAACCTCCAAAGTAGATGTGGACTCAAGtggaaagaaatgcaaagagaaaatgaTTAG
- the RWDD3 gene encoding RWD domain-containing protein 3 isoform X1 yields MAEPAREELSALAAIFCGPDEWKVLSRSETDGTVFRILTKAEGLKGADVPLELVFHLPLNYPSCLPGISVHSEHLTRAQSMTVKEKLLKQAENLLSEPMVHELVLWIQQNLRHVLNQPDTGSGSASCTFATGTIVDDGLWLTLVHLDHMRAKTKYVKTVEKWASDLKLTGRLMFMGKMILILLQGDRSNIKEYLILQKTSKVDVDSSGKKCKEKMISVLFETKVQTEHKRFLAFEVKEYSSLDELQKEFETAGLKKLFSEFVLRLVK; encoded by the exons atgGCGGAGCCAGCCCGGGAGGAGCTCTCGGCCCTGGCCGCGATTTTCTGCGGGCCCGACGAGTGGAAAGTGCTGAGTCGCTCAG AGACAGATGGGACCGTGTTCAGAATTCTCACAAAAGCCGAAGGACTTAAGGGTGCGGATGTACCTTTAGAATTGGTGTTCCATTTGCCACTCAATTACCCTTCGTGTCTACCTGGTATCTCGGTCCACTCTGAACACCTGACCCGGGCCCAGTCCATGACTGTGAAAGAGAAGTTACTTAAGCAAGCAGAGAACCTTTTGTCGGAACCTATGGTTCACGAGCTGGTTCTCTGGATTCAGCAGAATCTCAGGCACGTCCTCAACCAACCAGACACTGGAAGTGGCAGTGCAAGTTGTACTTTTGCAACAGGCACGATTGTGGATGATGGACTGTGGCTAACTCTTGTGCATTTAGATCACATGAGAGCAAAGACCAAATACGTCAAAACTGTTGAGAAGTGGGCTTCCGATTTAAAGCTGACAGGAAGACTGATGTTCATGGGTAAAATGATACTGATTTTACTACAAGGAGACAGAAGCAATATCAAG GAGTACCTGATTCTTCAGAAAACCTCCAAAGTAGATGTGGACTCAAGtggaaagaaatgcaaagagaaaatgaTTAGTGTACTGTTTGAAACAAAAGTACAGACAGAACACAAAAG GTTTCTGGCATTTGAAGTCAAAGAGTATTCATCGTTGGATGAGTTACAAAAGGAATTTGAAACTGCAGGACTTAAGAAGCTTTTCTCTGAATTTGTGCTCAGGCTGGTAAAATGA